In a genomic window of Virgibacillus sp. SK37:
- the pxpB gene encoding 5-oxoprolinase subunit PxpB, with protein MNFTIDPVGDTGIRISFQENVSSKLIHKIRRFCNYLENMGSEAITELVPAFDSITIYYKPHVSTYKQLSNQLNQMKDIPLLKENVISRRITIPVVYGGEWGPDLERVARQSGLSVSEVIELHQKPDYLVYMLGFLPGFPYLGGLDQRLATPRLDKPREKTPARAIGIAHEQTGIYPLESPGGWNIIGKTPITLFDIHKTGSEFLFRAGDYVNFEEVSAEQFYYIEEQLVEETYKLKIEEGYHA; from the coding sequence ATGAACTTCACCATTGATCCGGTTGGAGATACAGGGATAAGAATCTCTTTTCAGGAGAATGTTTCATCTAAACTCATCCATAAAATACGGAGGTTTTGTAATTACCTTGAAAACATGGGAAGTGAGGCTATAACTGAATTGGTCCCTGCTTTTGATTCGATAACAATTTATTATAAGCCACATGTTAGTACATACAAGCAACTCAGTAACCAGTTAAATCAAATGAAAGATATACCCCTCCTAAAAGAAAATGTGATTTCTAGAAGAATAACTATTCCAGTTGTTTACGGAGGGGAGTGGGGCCCGGACTTAGAGCGTGTTGCTAGGCAAAGTGGTCTGTCTGTATCTGAAGTTATTGAGCTTCATCAAAAGCCGGACTATTTGGTTTATATGCTGGGGTTTTTACCAGGTTTTCCATATTTAGGTGGGTTGGATCAGCGTCTTGCTACTCCACGTTTAGATAAGCCAAGAGAAAAAACACCTGCACGTGCAATCGGGATAGCACATGAACAAACTGGAATCTATCCTTTAGAATCACCAGGTGGCTGGAATATTATAGGCAAGACACCAATAACTCTTTTTGACATACATAAAACCGGCAGTGAGTTTCTATTTCGTGCGGGTGATTATGTTAATTTTGAAGAAGTATCTGCTGAGCAATTCTATTACATAGAGGAACAGCTTGTAGAAGAAACGTACAAATTAAAAATAGAGGAAGGATATCATGCATAA
- a CDS encoding DASS family sodium-coupled anion symporter — translation MITGAWNWLWEKNDQAKQLLFYRASPTVPKEKGKNTSKAVDTGADKNRNGNGNGNGKRSYKPAQRIGLIAGPVLFLIILLFFSPADLSKEGIAILASTAWIAVWWMTEAIPIPATSLLPIILFPLTGGLDIDSTTSSYGSDTIFLFMGGFMIALAMEKWNLHRRIALTIISVIGTNTERIILGFMVSTGFLSMWISNTATAMMMVPIGLAIIYQISDALQDDPTIDTSKENFGFGKAMMLSIAYSASLGGIATLIGTPPNAALAGVIKEMYGIELSFASWMLFGVPIAWGFIFIVWFYLVKIAYPLKVKQLPGGQTVIKEEKKKLGLPSFEEKAVFVVFTLTAFAWITRSFILTAINPNISDAIIAMSAAIILFIIPAKNNKGDFLLDWQTAIKLPWGILLLFGGGLAIASGFTASGLSDWIGGQLNALQGINIFIVLLLVAALVIFLTEITSNTATANMMYPIMAALAVALGIHPYAVMIVAAIAASCAFMLPVATPPNAVVFGSGYLRIPDMAKAGFALNISGILLVTLAVYYLLPLVWGIDLTTIPDFVNK, via the coding sequence ATGATAACAGGGGCATGGAATTGGCTATGGGAGAAAAATGATCAAGCGAAGCAGTTGCTATTCTATCGTGCGTCTCCCACCGTACCAAAAGAAAAGGGGAAGAATACTAGCAAGGCTGTTGATACTGGAGCCGATAAAAACAGAAATGGAAACGGGAATGGAAATGGAAAACGTTCCTATAAACCAGCCCAAAGAATTGGTTTAATTGCGGGCCCTGTACTATTTCTTATCATTCTATTATTTTTCTCACCAGCAGATTTATCTAAAGAGGGTATTGCAATTCTTGCTAGCACAGCCTGGATTGCTGTTTGGTGGATGACTGAAGCAATACCTATACCAGCCACTTCTCTACTACCAATTATATTATTCCCGCTAACAGGTGGACTGGATATTGATTCAACTACCTCTTCCTATGGTAGTGATACAATCTTTCTTTTCATGGGTGGTTTTATGATTGCGCTTGCAATGGAGAAATGGAATTTGCACCGCCGGATTGCACTTACTATCATTTCAGTTATTGGTACAAATACGGAACGTATTATATTAGGGTTTATGGTATCCACCGGTTTCCTCTCCATGTGGATTTCAAATACAGCTACAGCTATGATGATGGTTCCCATTGGATTAGCAATTATTTATCAAATATCAGATGCCTTACAGGATGATCCCACCATTGATACCTCAAAAGAAAACTTTGGTTTCGGGAAGGCCATGATGCTAAGTATTGCTTATTCAGCATCACTTGGAGGGATTGCCACTTTGATTGGCACCCCACCAAACGCAGCTTTGGCAGGAGTAATTAAAGAAATGTATGGGATTGAGTTATCCTTTGCATCATGGATGTTATTCGGTGTTCCCATTGCTTGGGGGTTTATTTTCATTGTATGGTTTTACCTTGTAAAGATAGCTTATCCATTAAAAGTGAAACAATTGCCAGGTGGACAAACTGTTATAAAAGAGGAAAAGAAGAAACTTGGTTTACCATCTTTTGAGGAAAAGGCAGTATTCGTAGTATTTACTTTAACTGCTTTTGCATGGATTACGCGTTCATTTATTCTAACGGCAATTAACCCAAATATTAGTGATGCAATTATTGCTATGTCTGCAGCTATCATTCTATTTATTATTCCAGCAAAAAATAATAAAGGAGACTTTTTACTTGATTGGCAAACTGCAATTAAATTGCCTTGGGGTATTCTCTTGCTATTTGGGGGCGGACTTGCTATTGCATCAGGTTTTACAGCTTCTGGGTTATCTGATTGGATCGGTGGGCAATTAAACGCGCTACAAGGAATTAATATATTTATCGTTCTTCTTCTTGTTGCAGCACTTGTTATATTCCTAACGGAGATTACATCCAATACGGCTACTGCCAATATGATGTATCCAATCATGGCCGCACTTGCAGTCGCTCTAGGTATCCACCCTTATGCTGTAATGATCGTAGCTGCGATAGCTGCATCTTGTGCATTTATGCTTCCGGTAGCTACCCCTCCTAATGCTGTCGTATTTGGTTCAGGCTATTTGCGGATACCTGATATGGCAAAGGCAGGGTTTGCATTAAATATTTCAGGCATCCTTTTAGTTACTCTAGCAGTCTATTACTTGCTTCCACTGGTCTGGGGCATCGATCTCACTACCATTCCGGATTTTGTAAATAAATAA
- a CDS encoding MFS transporter yields MDSKMQQKKYTVSDSYFWKITISLALASFFVFASMYAVQPLFPIFVSVFDVSVSQSSMTLSLTIIGLIAGLIILGFLSDRKGRTMFIKFSLIGSVVPFLLVPMLDSFSALLLLRLLQGFALAGLPAASLAYLNEEIDQKSIGVATALYISSNALGGMAGRVMTGYITDHYSWEIAFYFLAVIGLFVLFIVLIMLPDSRFYQESNLSFQKDLAGFLYHLKNPSLLLVFGMGIVLQLSFTGVWSFLPFHLQEEPFSLPLHAISYMFFAYGLGVIGAPLAGWVAGYFGLRKVRMIGIIILSLGIFLTLSNSLVVLVIGLCVSCLGFFTAHSLTATSVTDEALHHKGSASSLYLVAYYIGVSLGSTALAPLWENNDWIGLIIFVGCLPITYLFLVRMVSKRFAKK; encoded by the coding sequence ATGGATAGTAAAATGCAACAAAAAAAATATACAGTTAGCGATTCATATTTTTGGAAAATTACTATTAGCCTAGCCTTAGCCTCTTTCTTTGTATTTGCTTCCATGTATGCAGTGCAGCCTTTGTTTCCTATTTTTGTATCTGTTTTTGATGTATCTGTTTCACAATCCAGTATGACACTTTCACTAACCATTATAGGATTGATTGCCGGTTTAATTATCCTTGGGTTTCTTTCCGATCGCAAGGGACGAACTATGTTCATAAAGTTTTCTCTCATAGGATCCGTCGTGCCTTTTTTGCTAGTGCCTATGCTTGATTCCTTTTCAGCTTTGCTTCTATTAAGATTATTGCAAGGTTTTGCATTAGCTGGTTTACCAGCAGCTTCATTGGCATATCTTAATGAAGAGATAGACCAAAAGAGTATAGGAGTTGCGACAGCTCTCTATATATCGAGTAATGCTTTAGGAGGTATGGCTGGCAGAGTCATGACTGGTTATATTACTGATCATTATTCTTGGGAAATTGCTTTTTATTTTCTTGCAGTAATAGGCTTATTCGTGCTTTTTATTGTTTTAATTATGTTGCCTGATTCGCGATTTTACCAAGAAAGTAATCTGTCATTTCAAAAAGATCTAGCAGGATTCTTATACCATTTAAAAAACCCCTCACTCTTATTAGTTTTTGGGATGGGAATTGTTTTGCAATTGTCTTTTACAGGTGTTTGGTCTTTTTTGCCGTTTCATCTGCAAGAAGAGCCATTCTCTTTACCTTTACATGCTATTTCTTATATGTTTTTTGCTTATGGGCTAGGTGTTATAGGAGCACCGCTTGCTGGTTGGGTGGCAGGTTACTTTGGCTTAAGAAAGGTTCGCATGATAGGTATTATTATTCTCTCTTTAGGTATATTTTTAACATTAAGTAATTCTCTTGTTGTTCTTGTCATCGGTCTATGTGTCAGCTGTCTAGGCTTTTTTACAGCTCATTCTCTAACAGCTACCTCAGTTACTGATGAGGCTCTCCATCATAAAGGAAGTGCTTCCAGCCTATATCTTGTAGCCTATTATATTGGTGTGAGTCTGGGAAGCACAGCACTTGCTCCATTGTGGGAAAATAATGATTGGATAGGACTAATTATCTTCGTCGGGTGTTTGCCAATTACGTATCTTTTCTTAGTAAGAATGGTTTCCAAGCGTTTTGCTAAAAAGTAA